One region of bacterium BMS3Abin14 genomic DNA includes:
- the carB gene encoding carbamoyl-phosphate synthase large chain yields the protein MPRRDDIKKILLIGSGPIVIGQACEFDYSGTQACKVLREEGYEVVLVNSNPATIMTDPELSDRTYIEPLLPEFVEKIIEKERPQAVLPTLGGQTALNLAVALDKQGVFEKYGVEMIGADREAIEKAEDRDLFKSAMSRIGLDLPLSGYVHSIGDAMIILEEVGLPAIIRPSFTLGGTGGNIAYNMEEYERYVKWGLDLSPSHEILVEESIIGWKEFELEVMRDRKDNVVIVCPIENFDPMGIHTGDSITVAPAMTLTDREYQEMRDASLAIIREIGVDTGGCNIQFGVHPKTGRMVIIEMNPRVSRSSALASKATGFPIAKIAARLAVGYTLDEITNDITRETPACFEPTIDYVVVKVPRFTFEKFPNADQVLTTQMKSVGEVMAIGRTFKEALGKAVSSLEIDSVGLEPRSADENGLLEKLRIPNWERLWYLAEAMRREIPMEQIQKLTGIDPWFLDQVAQLVRAEEWFTGKSLEDMTADDLMAAKQAGFSDLRLGQLTGSAGLEVRERRIADGVRATFKTVDTCGAEFAAFTPYLYSTYESENEAVPTDRKKVIILGGGPNRIGQGIEFDYCCVHGIFALADEGYETIMVNCNPETVSTDYDTSDRLYFEPLTLEHVLNICEVEKPYGVIVQFGGQTPLKLALDLEAAGVPIIGTSPEKIDLAEDRKRFKDLLSGLGLKQPANDVATSFGEAKQIAFEIGYPVVVRPSYVLGGRAMEIVHDDESLERYMTEAVSASSDHPVLIDKFLDHAIEVDVDAIADGHTVVIGGIMEHIEEAGVHSGDSACSLPPVTLDGATVDEITRQTRLLGEALDVKGLMNIQFAVRDGEVFILEVNPRASRTVPFVSKAIGVPLANLAARVMIGRSLHELGFTEQVVPEHVAVKEAVFPFIKFPGVDCLLGPEMRSTGEVMGIDADFPLAYAKAQLAAGVHMPLDGTALLSIKDQDKAAAAPIAAHLVEMGFKILATGGTQKFLGDQGIPADFVRKVREGRPHVVDAIINGDVQLVINTVEGAKSIQDSYTIRRSAVDRNVAYFTTIPGARAVGLGIQALRKKDWDVKALQDYVY from the coding sequence TTGCCCAGGCGAGACGACATAAAGAAGATCCTCCTTATCGGTTCCGGGCCCATCGTCATCGGCCAGGCGTGCGAGTTCGATTACTCAGGCACCCAGGCCTGCAAGGTACTCCGGGAGGAGGGCTACGAGGTGGTCCTCGTGAACAGCAACCCCGCCACGATCATGACCGACCCGGAACTTTCCGACAGGACCTACATCGAGCCCCTCCTGCCTGAATTCGTGGAGAAGATCATCGAAAAGGAGCGCCCGCAGGCGGTACTCCCCACACTCGGAGGCCAGACGGCGCTGAACCTGGCGGTGGCCCTGGATAAACAGGGTGTATTCGAGAAGTATGGTGTGGAGATGATAGGCGCTGATCGGGAGGCCATTGAGAAGGCCGAGGACAGGGACCTGTTCAAGTCAGCGATGTCCAGGATCGGGCTGGATCTGCCTCTCAGCGGCTACGTGCATTCCATTGGGGATGCGATGATCATCCTCGAGGAGGTCGGTCTTCCCGCCATAATCAGGCCATCCTTCACCCTGGGAGGCACCGGTGGAAATATTGCCTACAACATGGAGGAGTATGAGCGTTACGTAAAATGGGGGCTGGACCTGTCGCCGTCCCACGAGATCCTCGTTGAGGAGAGCATTATCGGCTGGAAGGAGTTCGAGCTTGAGGTGATGCGCGACCGCAAGGACAACGTGGTGATCGTGTGTCCCATCGAGAACTTCGATCCCATGGGAATCCACACCGGGGATTCCATAACGGTGGCTCCGGCCATGACCCTGACCGACAGGGAATACCAGGAGATGAGGGACGCATCCCTGGCCATTATCAGGGAGATAGGCGTGGACACGGGCGGGTGCAATATCCAGTTCGGGGTACATCCGAAAACCGGCAGGATGGTGATTATCGAGATGAATCCACGGGTTTCCCGTTCCAGCGCCCTGGCCTCGAAAGCGACCGGTTTTCCCATCGCCAAGATTGCGGCCAGGCTTGCAGTGGGCTATACTCTCGACGAAATCACCAACGACATCACAAGGGAAACCCCCGCCTGTTTCGAACCGACCATTGATTATGTTGTCGTCAAGGTTCCACGATTCACTTTTGAGAAGTTCCCCAACGCGGACCAGGTCCTCACCACCCAGATGAAATCGGTGGGGGAGGTCATGGCAATCGGGCGAACCTTCAAGGAGGCGCTGGGGAAGGCCGTCTCTTCCCTGGAGATAGATTCGGTCGGCCTCGAGCCGCGCAGCGCCGATGAAAACGGCCTTTTGGAAAAGCTCAGGATCCCCAACTGGGAGCGGCTCTGGTACCTGGCCGAGGCCATGCGTCGGGAGATTCCCATGGAGCAGATACAGAAGCTCACCGGTATAGATCCCTGGTTCCTCGATCAGGTGGCGCAACTCGTGCGGGCAGAAGAGTGGTTTACCGGAAAATCGCTGGAGGACATGACCGCCGATGACCTTATGGCAGCGAAACAGGCTGGTTTTTCAGACCTGAGGCTCGGGCAATTGACCGGGTCGGCCGGCTTGGAGGTCAGAGAGAGGCGCATCGCCGATGGGGTCCGGGCGACCTTCAAGACGGTGGATACGTGCGGGGCGGAGTTTGCGGCGTTCACTCCCTACCTCTACTCGACCTACGAATCGGAGAATGAGGCCGTTCCAACGGACCGGAAAAAGGTGATTATACTCGGGGGAGGGCCCAACCGTATCGGGCAGGGCATCGAGTTCGACTACTGCTGTGTCCACGGTATCTTCGCGCTTGCCGATGAGGGCTACGAGACCATAATGGTGAACTGCAACCCCGAGACGGTAAGCACCGATTACGACACGTCCGACCGGCTTTACTTCGAGCCTCTCACGCTCGAACACGTTCTCAACATATGCGAGGTTGAAAAACCCTACGGGGTCATTGTTCAGTTCGGCGGCCAGACCCCTCTCAAGCTCGCGCTCGACCTGGAGGCTGCGGGCGTCCCCATTATCGGGACCAGCCCGGAGAAGATCGATCTGGCCGAGGACCGGAAAAGGTTCAAGGATCTTCTCAGCGGGCTTGGACTCAAACAACCCGCCAACGATGTGGCCACATCGTTCGGGGAGGCAAAGCAGATCGCCTTTGAGATCGGTTACCCTGTCGTGGTCCGGCCTTCCTACGTTCTCGGTGGCCGCGCCATGGAGATCGTGCACGACGATGAAAGCCTGGAGAGGTACATGACGGAGGCTGTGTCGGCCTCATCCGACCATCCGGTTCTTATCGACAAGTTCCTGGATCACGCCATCGAGGTGGACGTCGACGCCATTGCGGACGGGCACACGGTAGTTATCGGCGGGATTATGGAGCATATCGAGGAGGCGGGGGTCCACTCCGGTGATTCTGCTTGCAGCCTCCCTCCCGTCACCCTGGATGGAGCCACCGTCGATGAAATTACCCGTCAGACCCGGCTCCTGGGAGAGGCGCTCGATGTTAAAGGGCTCATGAACATTCAGTTCGCTGTGCGTGATGGAGAGGTGTTCATCCTGGAGGTAAATCCCCGCGCGTCACGGACGGTGCCCTTCGTGAGCAAGGCCATCGGGGTACCCCTGGCGAACCTGGCCGCCAGGGTAATGATAGGGAGATCACTTCATGAACTGGGGTTCACCGAACAGGTGGTGCCTGAGCATGTAGCCGTCAAGGAAGCGGTATTCCCGTTCATCAAATTTCCCGGCGTGGACTGTCTGCTGGGGCCTGAGATGAGATCAACCGGCGAGGTCATGGGTATCGATGCCGATTTTCCCCTGGCCTACGCAAAGGCCCAGCTTGCGGCCGGAGTTCATATGCCCCTGGACGGCACCGCGCTCCTGTCCATCAAGGACCAGGATAAGGCGGCCGCAGCGCCCATTGCGGCACACCTTGTGGAGATGGGATTTAAAATACTCGCCACAGGAGGGACGCAGAAATTCCTCGGTGACCAGGGCATCCCGGCCGATTTCGTACGGAAGGTGCGGGAGGGCCGGCCCCACGTCGTGGATGCCATCATCAACGGCGATGTTCAACTTGTCATCAACACCGTCGAGGGCGCCAAATCCATTCAGGATTCCTACACCATCCGGCGATCAGCTGTGGACAGGAACGTGGCGTACTTCACCACCATTCCAGGCGCCAGAGCAGTGGGCCTTGGCATTCAGGCTTTGAGGAAGAAAGATTGGGACGTCAAGGCTCTCCAGGATTACGTCTACTGA
- the carA gene encoding carbamoyl-phosphate synthase small chain — MQSLAQILKDSKPRAILALADGTVLRGWGFGASGTAVGEVVFNTCMTGYQEILTDPSYHRQIVVMTPTQIGNTGVNSMDSESSRPHVAGFIVRESSPLTSSWRADEGMESFLERNGIVGIEGIDTRALTRRLRDHGAQGGVIGIGDIDPDELIAKAKGWGSMEGRDLVTEVTPSEGYTWEEGPFHPVTGFARVEKKHHVVAMDFGIKRNILRELAGLGCAVTVVPAFISPERILELSPDGVFLSNGPGDPEPVGYAVDTVRALLGKVPIFGICLGHQILGLALGGRTRKLVFGHHGGNHPVKDLATGKVEITSQNHGFVVDPDSILAAGGRVEVSHINLNDGTVEGIRHLDIPVFSVQYHPEASPGPHDSHYLFRRFLELMT, encoded by the coding sequence ATGCAAAGTCTTGCCCAAATCCTGAAAGATAGCAAACCGAGAGCCATACTCGCCCTTGCGGATGGCACTGTCCTGCGCGGTTGGGGATTCGGGGCATCGGGGACGGCTGTGGGCGAGGTTGTCTTCAACACCTGCATGACAGGTTACCAGGAGATTCTCACCGACCCGTCCTACCATCGTCAGATTGTGGTGATGACCCCTACCCAGATCGGCAATACGGGGGTCAATTCAATGGATAGTGAATCATCCAGACCCCATGTCGCCGGTTTCATCGTTCGTGAGAGTTCACCGCTTACGAGCAGCTGGAGGGCGGACGAGGGGATGGAAAGTTTTCTGGAGAGAAACGGTATCGTCGGGATCGAAGGTATAGACACCCGGGCATTGACGAGGCGCCTTCGTGACCACGGAGCCCAGGGTGGAGTGATCGGCATCGGTGATATTGACCCGGATGAACTCATTGCAAAGGCGAAGGGATGGGGCAGCATGGAGGGCAGGGATCTCGTCACCGAGGTCACCCCTTCTGAGGGGTACACGTGGGAGGAGGGCCCATTCCACCCTGTCACCGGATTTGCCCGGGTTGAAAAAAAGCATCACGTCGTTGCCATGGATTTCGGTATAAAGCGTAATATCCTCAGGGAATTGGCGGGTTTGGGGTGCGCGGTGACGGTGGTCCCCGCTTTCATCTCCCCGGAGAGGATCCTGGAACTTTCACCCGACGGGGTCTTTCTATCCAACGGCCCCGGGGACCCGGAGCCGGTTGGATACGCCGTCGATACGGTGAGAGCCCTTCTTGGAAAGGTCCCCATTTTCGGGATCTGCCTTGGGCACCAGATACTCGGCCTTGCGCTGGGCGGCCGTACCCGCAAGCTGGTTTTCGGACACCACGGCGGAAATCATCCTGTGAAGGACCTTGCTACCGGGAAGGTGGAAATTACCTCCCAGAACCACGGATTTGTCGTGGACCCCGACTCCATCCTCGCGGCCGGCGGGAGGGTGGAAGTGAGCCATATCAACCTGAACGACGGGACGGTGGAGGGGATACGGCATCTTGACATCCCCGTCTTTTCCGTTCAGTACCACCCCGAGGCATCCCCGGGGCCCCACGATTCACACTACCTTTTCCGCCGTTTCCTTGAATTAATGACCTAG
- the pyrC gene encoding dihydroorotase, translating into MKWLIRAGRVVDPGAGRDDVTDLLIKDGTIFRVGKDLDAPEGFKVMDASGKVVMPGFVDMHCHLREPGFEYKETVATGCAAAVKGGITSLMCMANTNPVNDSASVTSYILEKAREAGLARVYPVGCVTHCMGGEVLSEMGELAEAGCVAVSDDGRPIPDGEIMRRGVEYASAFGLFVVDHAEDLTITGDGMMHEGFVSTTLGLQGIPAAAEVTGVARDLAIVREFGGRIHLAHISTRNSVALVRQAKKEGIAVTAETCPHYFSLTHEAVIGYNTNAKVKPPLRTSDDVEAVIEGLADGTIDVIATDHAPHHRDEKDVEFDLAAFGISGLETALALTLGLVENGHLSLTDAVGKWTSIPAAIAGLPGGSLKKGEPADLIIVDLERKWTVDPQRFVSRGRNTPFAGMTLKGEVDATFVDGKLVYERKNG; encoded by the coding sequence ATGAAATGGCTGATTAGGGCAGGAAGGGTCGTCGACCCCGGCGCAGGCCGCGACGATGTGACCGACCTTCTCATTAAAGACGGCACAATTTTCCGTGTGGGGAAAGACCTCGATGCCCCCGAAGGCTTCAAGGTGATGGACGCTTCGGGCAAGGTGGTGATGCCCGGATTCGTGGACATGCATTGTCACCTGAGGGAACCGGGGTTTGAATACAAGGAGACCGTCGCCACGGGCTGCGCGGCGGCCGTCAAGGGAGGGATCACGTCCCTGATGTGCATGGCCAATACCAATCCGGTCAACGACAGCGCTTCGGTGACCTCATACATCCTTGAAAAAGCCCGGGAGGCTGGTCTCGCAAGGGTTTACCCTGTGGGATGTGTGACCCATTGCATGGGTGGTGAAGTCCTATCCGAGATGGGTGAACTGGCGGAAGCGGGGTGCGTGGCGGTTTCCGACGACGGCCGCCCCATACCCGATGGGGAGATAATGAGGAGAGGCGTTGAGTACGCCTCCGCTTTCGGGCTTTTTGTCGTTGACCATGCCGAGGATCTCACAATAACCGGCGACGGGATGATGCACGAGGGGTTTGTATCCACAACGCTGGGGCTGCAGGGGATTCCCGCCGCGGCGGAAGTCACCGGGGTGGCGCGTGATCTGGCTATCGTCAGGGAGTTCGGGGGGAGGATTCACCTGGCACACATCAGCACCCGGAACTCCGTCGCTCTTGTCCGGCAGGCAAAAAAAGAAGGGATTGCGGTAACCGCCGAGACGTGTCCCCATTACTTTTCTCTCACACACGAAGCTGTAATCGGCTATAACACAAACGCCAAGGTCAAGCCCCCGCTCCGGACAAGTGATGATGTCGAGGCTGTAATAGAGGGGTTGGCTGACGGGACCATTGACGTCATCGCAACCGACCATGCCCCTCACCACCGGGACGAGAAGGATGTTGAGTTTGACCTGGCCGCCTTCGGGATATCCGGCCTGGAGACGGCGCTTGCCCTGACCCTCGGCCTCGTGGAAAATGGGCATCTGAGCCTCACTGATGCGGTGGGCAAATGGACCTCGATTCCAGCCGCCATAGCCGGGCTGCCCGGGGGCTCCCTGAAAAAAGGAGAGCCCGCCGACCTGATTATCGTGGACCTTGAAAGAAAGTGGACGGTCGATCCTCAGCGGTTCGTCTCGAGGGGGAGGAACACTCCTTTCGCGGGAATGACCCTGAAGGGGGAGGTTGACGCGACATTCGTGGACGGAAAGCTGGTATATGAGAGAAAGAATGGGTGA
- the pyrB gene encoding aspartate carbamoyltransferase: MIGNSSHLIGLDGLTAGDITRVLDTAAGMKEIPARKIKKVPALRGKTVINLFFEPSTRTRTSFEIAAKRLSADAVNFASSSSSTSKGETLIDTAKNLESMAPDVVVIRHRYSGAPGMLAERLNCSVVNAGDGSHQHPTQGLLDLFTVREAKGRIGGLKVAIIGDITHSRVARSDIWGFTAMGAEVFVSGPPTMIPRGIDHMGAKVAGSFDEAIDNADVIIMLRIQLERKSGSLIPTLREYSRFFGLNSEKLKLARDDVTIMHPGPVNRGVEISSDIVDGAHSVILDQVENGVAVRMAVLYLLGGGSNEMAD; this comes from the coding sequence ATGATCGGCAACAGCAGTCACCTGATAGGTCTTGACGGCCTCACGGCCGGTGATATCACGAGGGTTCTCGATACGGCGGCGGGTATGAAGGAGATCCCGGCCCGAAAGATCAAGAAGGTCCCCGCGCTCCGGGGGAAAACGGTGATTAACCTCTTTTTTGAACCCAGTACGCGTACGAGGACGTCCTTCGAGATTGCCGCGAAGAGGCTTTCGGCTGACGCGGTCAATTTTGCCTCCTCCTCCAGCAGCACTTCCAAGGGGGAAACGCTCATAGACACCGCGAAGAACCTTGAGTCAATGGCTCCCGACGTTGTGGTGATCCGTCACAGGTACTCCGGCGCTCCCGGCATGCTCGCGGAACGTTTGAACTGCTCCGTCGTCAATGCGGGGGACGGGTCCCATCAGCATCCTACCCAGGGTCTCCTGGACCTGTTCACCGTCAGGGAGGCAAAGGGGCGTATCGGCGGACTGAAGGTGGCCATCATCGGCGATATTACACACAGCCGCGTTGCCAGGTCCGACATCTGGGGTTTCACTGCCATGGGGGCAGAGGTGTTCGTGAGCGGTCCGCCGACCATGATACCGAGGGGAATCGACCATATGGGGGCGAAGGTGGCGGGGAGTTTCGACGAGGCCATCGACAATGCTGACGTGATCATCATGCTGCGCATTCAGCTCGAGAGGAAAAGCGGATCTCTGATTCCAACGCTCCGGGAATACTCACGTTTTTTCGGGCTCAATTCCGAGAAGCTCAAGCTTGCAAGGGACGATGTCACAATCATGCACCCCGGTCCTGTTAACCGGGGTGTGGAGATCTCATCCGACATAGTCGACGGGGCGCACAGCGTCATCCTTGATCAGGTGGAAAACGGGGTGGCTGTCAGGATGGCGGTCCTCTATCTTCTGGGCGGAGGAAGCAATGAAATGGCTGATTAG
- the pyrR gene encoding bifunctional protein pyrR: MQGRRKRKILDHVEIKRAIRRITFEILEKNKGPGDLVIIGIPEPGPFIAERIRGQIRDVEGADVLTGSLDITFYRDDIDDNPRPLPKVTDLPFSVRGKTVVLVDDVLFTGRTIRAALDALVDHGRPARVQLAVLVDRGHRELPIRADFVGRNIPTGKHEDIRVQLKEMGADEDLVYITEGEILSDLRSEDDRQQQSPDRS; this comes from the coding sequence ATGCAGGGGCGCAGAAAACGCAAAATACTGGACCATGTGGAGATCAAGCGTGCTATTCGCAGGATTACCTTCGAGATCCTCGAGAAGAACAAGGGACCCGGAGACCTTGTGATAATCGGGATACCTGAGCCCGGGCCTTTTATCGCAGAAAGGATTCGCGGGCAGATCCGGGATGTGGAAGGGGCCGACGTTCTCACGGGAAGTCTGGATATAACCTTCTACAGGGACGACATCGACGATAACCCCAGGCCGCTGCCCAAGGTTACGGATCTCCCTTTCAGTGTCCGTGGAAAGACGGTTGTCCTGGTGGATGATGTCCTGTTCACCGGGCGGACCATCAGGGCGGCACTGGATGCCCTGGTTGACCATGGGAGGCCGGCCAGGGTCCAGCTTGCGGTTCTGGTGGATCGCGGACACCGGGAACTGCCCATCAGGGCGGATTTTGTGGGGCGCAACATCCCCACAGGCAAGCATGAGGATATCAGGGTCCAGTTAAAGGAGATGGGGGCCGATGAGGATCTGGTCTACATCACGGAAGGGGAGATTTTGTCTGATTTAAGGAGCGAAGATGATCGGCAACAGCAGTCACCTGATAGGTCTTGA
- a CDS encoding PilZ domain protein: MLHKNRRKYPRVPTDVKVTCEHGADSFSRYTLNVSQGGIFIRTREPLEIGTTIKAEFTLPSIGHTFSIEGKVVWWKAQGNESGDAGMGIEFTDISKKDSGLLRQYVLESQITRQRY; encoded by the coding sequence TTGTTACATAAAAACCGAAGGAAATACCCCAGGGTTCCCACTGATGTCAAGGTGACCTGTGAGCATGGTGCCGATTCCTTCTCTCGCTACACCCTGAATGTCAGCCAGGGGGGCATCTTTATCCGAACCCGGGAACCTCTCGAGATCGGAACCACGATCAAGGCGGAATTCACCCTCCCCTCCATCGGCCACACCTTCTCCATCGAGGGCAAAGTTGTGTGGTGGAAGGCACAGGGAAACGAGAGCGGGGATGCAGGCATGGGAATCGAGTTCACCGATATCTCAAAGAAGGACAGCGGCCTGCTTCGTCAGTACGTGCTGGAGTCCCAGATTACAAGACAGAGATATTGA
- the rpfG_8 gene encoding cyclic di-GMP phosphodiesterase response regulator RpfG, which yields MTHFTGKSDSARILVVDDEEMVREVLVEFLVAQGYRVDTAPGGTEALNLVEANPYDLILTDIRMPDKNGMAVLEGVRKKLTNTAVILMTGHSELDTAIEAMRMGAYDYISKPFNLDSLQVSVDRALEKVNLTRLNREYQNTLEHKVMEQSELIRSMFTDVVSSLTTAIEAKDQYTSGHSSRVTQLSEWLAGRLDLSREMKQNIVTAAQLHDIGKLGIVDRILNKPGKLTDEEYDLVKQHPLTSVRILEPIIHQPTLGFVRNHHERWDGRGYPDGLAGDQVPIGGRIIAVADAFDAMTSTRAYRPSMGWDKAIAEIERCSGTQFDPDLAAAFLPITEKDLGWE from the coding sequence GTGACTCACTTTACCGGCAAGAGCGATTCAGCTCGCATACTGGTCGTTGACGACGAGGAGATGGTACGGGAAGTCCTTGTGGAGTTCCTTGTCGCCCAGGGCTATCGGGTCGACACCGCCCCTGGAGGAACGGAAGCCCTTAATCTTGTCGAAGCCAATCCTTACGACCTTATCCTCACAGATATCCGGATGCCTGATAAAAACGGCATGGCCGTTCTGGAGGGCGTCAGGAAGAAGCTCACCAACACGGCCGTAATTCTCATGACCGGACACTCCGAGCTCGACACCGCCATTGAGGCCATGCGAATGGGTGCCTATGATTACATCTCCAAGCCGTTCAACCTCGACAGCCTTCAGGTCTCGGTGGACCGGGCGCTGGAGAAGGTAAACCTCACCCGGCTGAACCGCGAATACCAGAACACCCTGGAGCATAAGGTCATGGAGCAGTCCGAGTTGATCCGCTCCATGTTCACAGACGTGGTTTCCTCCCTGACAACCGCCATAGAGGCCAAGGACCAGTATACCAGCGGTCACTCCTCCAGGGTCACACAGCTCTCCGAGTGGCTCGCCGGCCGGTTGGACCTGAGCAGGGAGATGAAACAGAACATTGTCACCGCGGCGCAGCTTCACGATATCGGTAAGCTGGGAATTGTGGATCGCATCCTGAACAAGCCCGGAAAGCTGACGGACGAGGAGTACGATCTTGTCAAACAACATCCGTTGACGAGCGTACGGATACTGGAACCCATTATCCACCAGCCCACCCTTGGATTCGTAAGGAACCACCATGAACGGTGGGATGGTCGGGGATATCCCGACGGTCTTGCCGGCGACCAGGTCCCCATCGGGGGGAGAATCATCGCCGTTGCCGACGCCTTTGACGCCATGACTTCCACAAGGGCCTACAGACCGTCAATGGGATGGGATAAGGCTATCGCCGAGATCGAGCGGTGTTCCGGCACCCAGTTCGACCCGGATCTGGCAGCCGCATTCCTTCCCATAACTGAAAAAGACCTCGGATGGGAATAG
- the divK_2 gene encoding polar-differentiation response regulator DivK, with translation MTDSTEKTILLVDDSPLFLTKMGDLLGEASFRTVECSSSLKAKDIIESRYGELDLIITDLNMPCWDGFELIDWLRDQPYGKSIPVLVMTGAYELSEIVDRLNELKVNGMLNKGAHPHHVVFRINSILFPEMEEKRQYERVSIHISTSYYTLDGLPHDAVITNLSLGGCFLVTGDLAPANELISVSIALSAPKRVILQSGEVVWVIGRESWSRKKQAIQGMGVQWTGLTNPDRLLLESYIEDVLKTERLFTMFSP, from the coding sequence ATGACGGACAGCACTGAAAAGACGATCCTGCTGGTTGACGACTCTCCCCTTTTCCTGACCAAGATGGGAGATCTCCTCGGCGAAGCATCTTTCCGGACTGTTGAATGCTCCAGCAGCCTGAAAGCAAAGGATATCATCGAAAGCAGGTACGGTGAGCTGGATCTGATCATTACCGACCTGAACATGCCTTGCTGGGACGGGTTCGAACTGATTGATTGGCTTAGGGATCAGCCGTATGGGAAATCCATCCCTGTCCTGGTTATGACCGGTGCCTATGAGCTGTCGGAGATAGTGGACCGGCTCAATGAACTGAAGGTCAACGGCATGCTCAACAAGGGCGCCCATCCCCACCATGTCGTTTTTCGGATAAACTCCATCCTTTTTCCCGAAATGGAGGAGAAGAGACAGTACGAAAGGGTCTCCATCCACATTTCAACCAGCTATTATACGCTTGACGGATTGCCCCATGACGCCGTAATCACCAACCTCAGCCTCGGGGGCTGCTTTCTCGTGACCGGTGACCTCGCCCCGGCCAACGAACTGATCTCCGTAAGCATTGCGTTGTCCGCCCCCAAAAGGGTTATCCTTCAGTCCGGGGAGGTGGTTTGGGTGATCGGCAGGGAAAGCTGGTCACGAAAAAAACAAGCTATACAGGGTATGGGGGTCCAGTGGACCGGGCTGACGAATCCCGACAGGCTGCTTCTGGAAAGTTATATTGAGGATGTTCTGAAAACGGAGCGCCTTTTCACCATGTTCAGCCCCTGA